A single region of the Streptomyces virginiae genome encodes:
- a CDS encoding citrate synthase: MSDNSVVLRYADGEYTYPVVESTVGDQGFDISKLRAQTGLVTLDSGYGNTAAYKSAITYLDGEQGILRYRGYPIEQLAERSTFIEVAYLLINGELPTVDQLASFRNDITQHTLLHEDVKRFYDGFPRDAHPMAMLSSVVSALSTFYQDSHNPFDETQRNLSTIRLLAKLPTIAAYAYKKSVGHPVVYPRNDLGYVENFLRMTFSVPAQEYDLDPVVVSALDKLLILHADHEQNCSTSTVRLVGSSQANMFASISAGISALWGPLHGGANQSVLEMLEGIKNDGGDVDAFIRKVKNKEDGVRLMGFGHRVYKSFDPRAKIIKAAAHDVLSALGKSDELLDIALKLEEHALADDYFVERNLYPNVDFYTGLIYRAMGFPTEMFTVLFALGRLPGWIAQWHEMIKEPGSRIGRPRQIYTGEVLRDFVPVEAR, from the coding sequence GTGAGCGACAACTCTGTAGTACTCCGGTACGCGGACGGTGAATACACCTACCCGGTGGTCGAAAGCACCGTCGGTGACCAGGGCTTCGACATCTCGAAGCTGCGGGCCCAGACCGGGCTCGTCACCTTGGACAGTGGGTACGGCAACACCGCGGCCTACAAGTCCGCGATCACCTACCTCGACGGTGAGCAGGGCATCCTGCGCTACCGCGGTTACCCGATCGAGCAGCTCGCCGAGCGCTCGACCTTCATCGAGGTCGCGTACCTGCTGATCAACGGCGAGCTGCCGACCGTCGACCAGCTCGCGTCGTTCCGCAACGACATCACCCAGCACACGCTGCTGCACGAGGACGTGAAGCGCTTCTACGACGGCTTCCCGCGTGACGCGCACCCGATGGCGATGCTGTCCTCCGTGGTCAGCGCGCTGTCGACGTTCTACCAGGACAGCCACAACCCGTTCGACGAGACGCAGCGCAACCTCTCGACGATCCGGCTGCTGGCCAAGCTCCCGACGATCGCGGCCTACGCGTACAAGAAGTCGGTCGGCCACCCGGTGGTCTACCCGCGCAACGACCTCGGCTACGTCGAGAACTTCCTGCGCATGACCTTCTCCGTGCCGGCCCAGGAGTACGACCTGGACCCGGTCGTGGTCTCCGCGCTCGACAAGCTGCTGATCCTGCACGCGGACCACGAGCAGAACTGCTCCACGTCCACCGTGCGTCTGGTCGGCTCCTCGCAGGCGAACATGTTCGCCTCGATCTCCGCCGGCATCTCGGCCCTGTGGGGTCCGCTGCACGGTGGCGCCAACCAGTCCGTCCTCGAGATGCTGGAAGGCATCAAGAACGACGGCGGCGACGTCGACGCCTTCATCCGCAAGGTGAAGAACAAGGAGGACGGCGTCCGCCTCATGGGCTTCGGACACCGTGTCTACAAGAGCTTCGACCCCCGCGCGAAGATCATCAAGGCGGCGGCCCACGATGTCCTCTCGGCGCTCGGCAAGAGCGACGAGCTGCTCGACATCGCGCTCAAGCTGGAAGAGCACGCGCTGGCCGACGACTACTTCGTCGAGCGCAACCTCTACCCGAACGTGGACTTCTACACCGGTCTGATCTACCGGGCGATGGGCTTCCCCACCGAGATGTTCACCGTGCTCTTCGCGCTCGGCCGCCTTCCCGGCTGGATCGCCCAGTGGCACGAGATGATCAAGGAGCCGGGTTCCCGCATCGGTCGCCCGCGCCAGATCTACACGGGCGAGGTCCTGCGCGACTTCGTTCCCGTGGAAGCCCGCTGA
- the recD2 gene encoding SF1B family DNA helicase RecD2: protein MAAAEGAPRAVQLAVVDGVLERITYANEESGYTVARVDTGRGGGDLLTVVGALLGAQPGESLRMEGRWGSHPQYGKQFTVENYRTVLPATIQGIRRYLGSGLIKGIGPKIAERIVEHFGTDTLDVIEGEPKRLIEVPGLGPKRTKLIGAAWEEQKAIKEVMVFLQGVGVSTSIAVRIYKKYADASISVVKNQPYRLAADVWGIGFLTADRIAQAVGIPHDSPERVKAGLQYALSQSTDQGHCFLPEDRLIADGVKLLQVDTGLVIDCLAELAADPEGVVRESVPDPQGGPDPLTAVYLVPFHRAELSLVGQVRRLLHAEDDRMPGFQDVDWEKALGWLAGRTGATLAPEQRDAVKLALTRRVAVLTGGPGCGKSFTVRSIVELARAKKAKVVLAAPTGRAAKRLAELTGAEASTVHRLLELKPGGDAAYDRDRPLDADLVVVDEASMLDLLLANKLVKAVAPGAHLLLVGDVDQLPSVGAGEVLRDLLAEDGPVPAVRLTRIFRQAQQSGVVTNAHRINTGLPPITDGLPDFFLFPEEDTEAAGVLAVDVAARRIPARFGLDPRRDVQVLAPMHRGPAGAGNLNGLLQQAMTPARPDLPEKRFGGRVFRVGDKVTQIRNNYEKGANGVFNGTVGVVTGLDVDEQRLTVRTEEDEEIVYEFGELDELAHAYAVTIHRSQGSEYPAVVIPVTTGAWMMLQRNLLYTAVTRAKKLVVLVGSRKALGQAVRTVSAGRRYTAVAARLSGRIPVGNIT from the coding sequence ATGGCAGCAGCAGAGGGGGCGCCGCGGGCGGTGCAACTGGCGGTGGTCGACGGCGTGCTCGAACGCATCACCTACGCCAACGAGGAGAGCGGGTACACGGTCGCCCGCGTGGACACCGGTCGCGGCGGCGGCGACCTGCTCACGGTGGTCGGGGCGCTGCTGGGCGCGCAGCCCGGCGAGTCCCTGCGCATGGAGGGCCGCTGGGGCTCCCACCCGCAGTACGGCAAGCAATTCACCGTGGAGAACTACCGGACGGTGCTCCCGGCGACCATCCAGGGCATCCGTCGCTACCTCGGCTCCGGCCTGATCAAGGGCATCGGCCCGAAGATCGCCGAGCGGATCGTGGAGCACTTCGGCACCGACACCCTCGACGTCATCGAGGGGGAGCCGAAGCGGCTGATCGAGGTGCCCGGGCTCGGCCCCAAGCGGACCAAGCTGATCGGCGCCGCCTGGGAGGAGCAGAAGGCCATCAAGGAGGTCATGGTCTTCCTCCAAGGCGTCGGCGTCTCCACCTCCATCGCCGTGCGCATCTACAAGAAGTACGCCGACGCCTCCATCTCCGTGGTGAAGAACCAGCCGTACCGGCTCGCCGCCGACGTGTGGGGCATCGGCTTCCTCACCGCCGACCGCATCGCCCAGGCCGTCGGCATTCCGCACGACAGCCCCGAGCGGGTCAAGGCCGGGCTCCAGTACGCCCTGTCCCAGTCCACCGACCAGGGGCACTGTTTCCTCCCCGAGGACCGGCTGATCGCCGACGGGGTCAAGCTGCTCCAGGTGGACACCGGGCTGGTGATCGACTGCCTGGCGGAGCTCGCCGCCGATCCGGAAGGGGTCGTACGGGAGTCCGTACCGGATCCGCAGGGCGGGCCGGACCCGCTGACGGCCGTGTACCTGGTGCCCTTCCACCGGGCCGAGCTGTCCCTGGTGGGGCAGGTACGCCGGCTGCTGCACGCCGAGGACGACCGGATGCCGGGCTTCCAGGACGTGGACTGGGAGAAGGCCCTGGGCTGGCTCGCCGGGCGGACGGGGGCCACGCTCGCCCCCGAGCAGCGGGACGCGGTCAAGCTGGCGCTGACCCGCCGGGTCGCCGTCCTCACGGGCGGGCCGGGCTGCGGCAAGTCCTTCACCGTGCGCTCCATCGTCGAGCTGGCCCGGGCGAAGAAGGCGAAGGTGGTGCTGGCCGCGCCCACCGGCCGGGCGGCGAAGCGGCTGGCCGAGCTCACCGGGGCCGAGGCCTCCACCGTGCACCGGCTGCTGGAGCTCAAACCGGGCGGGGACGCGGCGTACGACCGGGACCGGCCCCTGGACGCGGACCTGGTCGTGGTGGACGAGGCCTCGATGCTGGACCTGCTGCTGGCCAACAAGCTGGTCAAGGCGGTCGCGCCGGGGGCGCACCTGCTGCTGGTCGGCGATGTGGACCAACTGCCCTCGGTCGGCGCCGGGGAGGTGCTGCGGGACCTGTTGGCCGAGGACGGCCCGGTGCCCGCGGTGCGGCTGACCCGGATCTTCCGGCAGGCCCAGCAGTCCGGCGTGGTCACCAACGCCCACCGGATCAACACCGGCCTGCCGCCGATCACCGACGGGCTGCCGGACTTCTTCCTCTTCCCGGAGGAGGACACCGAGGCGGCCGGGGTGTTGGCCGTGGACGTGGCGGCCCGAAGGATTCCGGCCAGATTCGGGCTCGACCCGCGGCGGGACGTCCAGGTGCTCGCCCCCATGCACCGCGGCCCGGCCGGCGCCGGGAACCTCAACGGACTGCTCCAGCAGGCGATGACCCCGGCCCGGCCCGACCTGCCGGAGAAGAGGTTCGGCGGCCGGGTCTTCCGGGTGGGCGACAAGGTGACCCAGATCCGGAACAACTACGAGAAGGGCGCCAACGGGGTCTTCAACGGCACGGTCGGCGTGGTCACCGGCCTGGACGTGGACGAACAGCGCCTGACGGTACGGACGGAGGAGGATGAGGAGATCGTGTACGAATTCGGTGAGCTCGACGAGCTGGCCCACGCGTACGCCGTCACCATTCACCGTTCACAGGGGAGTGAATATCCGGCGGTGGTGATCCCCGTCACCACCGGGGCCTGGATGATGCTCCAGCGCAACTTGCTCTACACGGCGGTGACCAGGGCGAAGAAACTGGTCGTCCTCGTCGGGTCCCGCAAGGCCCTCGGGCAGGCGGTGCGTACCGTTTCCGCAGGCAGGAGGTACACGGCGGTCGCTGCCAGGCTGTCCGGCCGGATACCGGTGGGAAACATCACCTAG
- a CDS encoding DUF937 domain-containing protein — MSESSFQDDVLGELGDEKLTEIAGLLGTDTTGARETVAETVGAMTGDLREKADADDADGVEVRQAIAEVADAEPPPAGVATFGGLGGLLSGGMMAGVLAKVSKPVAAALSKRTGIPAATISRVIEMLIPVVLAVLAKRASGKAAGAGAAGAPGAAPGTTPGTTPGASGGAGGGLGDLLGEILGGGKK, encoded by the coding sequence ATGAGCGAATCTTCATTCCAGGACGACGTGCTGGGCGAACTCGGCGACGAGAAGCTCACCGAGATCGCAGGCCTGCTCGGCACGGACACCACCGGCGCCCGGGAGACCGTCGCGGAGACCGTCGGCGCGATGACCGGCGACCTCCGGGAGAAGGCCGACGCCGACGACGCCGACGGCGTGGAGGTGCGCCAGGCCATCGCCGAGGTGGCCGATGCCGAGCCGCCGCCGGCGGGCGTGGCCACCTTCGGTGGCCTCGGCGGCCTGCTCAGCGGCGGAATGATGGCCGGGGTGCTGGCCAAGGTGAGCAAGCCCGTGGCCGCGGCCCTCTCGAAGCGGACCGGCATCCCCGCGGCCACCATCAGCCGGGTCATCGAGATGCTGATCCCGGTCGTCCTGGCCGTCCTCGCCAAGCGCGCCTCCGGCAAAGCGGCGGGCGCCGGGGCCGCGGGCGCCCCCGGCGCCGCACCCGGAACGACCCCCGGCACGACCCCCGGAGCGAGCGGCGGAGCGGGCGGCGGCCTCGGGGACCTGCTCGGCGAGATCCTCGGCGGTGGCAAGAAATAG
- a CDS encoding EamA family transporter encodes MRPVHTALAVLVAAVWGFNFVVIEIGLDHFPPLLLSALRFLVAALPAVFFVGRPKVAWKWIVGVGIALGVAKFGLLFTGMDAGMPAGLSSLVLQIQSVFTAVLAAVLLRERPGRVRVLGMTVALAGIAVAAVDGGTSGPVLGFTLVVAAAACWGVSNVLTRKAAPPDALNFMVWVCTVPVLPLLALSLLLEGPERDLAALRALDWSGVAVIGYVAWVSTVFGFAAWSYLLRRYPASAVAPFSLLVPVFGMSSAALVLGESVSGLRWLAAVLLVGGVALASPAPARAARRAPSPAGISAAGSPAAAAASPVPSGSPRTSGAAAPRSG; translated from the coding sequence ATGCGTCCCGTACACACCGCCCTCGCCGTGCTCGTCGCGGCTGTCTGGGGCTTCAACTTCGTGGTCATCGAGATCGGCCTCGACCACTTCCCGCCCCTGCTGCTGTCCGCCCTGCGCTTCCTCGTCGCCGCCCTGCCCGCCGTGTTCTTCGTCGGTCGGCCCAAGGTCGCCTGGAAGTGGATCGTCGGCGTCGGGATCGCCCTCGGCGTGGCCAAGTTCGGCCTGCTCTTCACCGGGATGGACGCCGGTATGCCCGCCGGGCTGTCCTCGCTCGTGCTGCAGATCCAGTCCGTCTTCACCGCCGTCCTCGCCGCCGTCCTGCTGCGCGAACGGCCGGGCCGGGTGCGGGTGCTCGGGATGACCGTCGCGCTCGCCGGGATCGCGGTCGCCGCGGTGGACGGCGGGACCTCCGGGCCGGTGCTCGGCTTCACGCTGGTCGTGGCCGCCGCCGCGTGTTGGGGCGTCTCCAACGTGCTGACCCGCAAGGCCGCCCCGCCCGACGCCCTGAACTTCATGGTGTGGGTGTGCACGGTCCCGGTCCTGCCGCTGCTCGCGCTCTCGCTGCTGCTGGAGGGCCCGGAGCGGGACCTGGCCGCGCTGCGGGCCCTGGACTGGTCCGGGGTGGCCGTCATCGGCTACGTCGCCTGGGTGTCCACCGTCTTCGGCTTCGCCGCCTGGAGCTACCTGCTGCGCCGCTACCCGGCCTCCGCGGTGGCCCCGTTCTCGCTGCTGGTCCCGGTCTTCGGGATGTCCTCGGCGGCCCTGGTCCTCGGGGAGTCCGTCTCGGGGCTGCGCTGGCTGGCGGCCGTCCTGCTGGTCGGCGGGGTGGCGCTGGCCTCGCCGGCCCCGGCGCGGGCGGCGCGGCGGGCGCCGTCACCGGCCGGGATCAGTGCGGCCGGGTCTCCTGCAGCGGCAGCCGCCAGTCCTGTCCCGTCAGGCTCACCCCGTACGAGCGGTGCGGCCGCTCCGCGATCAGGGTGA
- a CDS encoding LysR family transcriptional regulator: MLDLARLRALHAVSVHGSVAGAAAALGYTPSAVSQQISKLERETRTTLLERRGRGVALTEEARHLADAAQELLAIVERTETTLEERRGQPGGLLTVAAFASAARGLLPQVLADLARRHPALDVRLTEVDPHLSVELVARGVTDLAVAHDWDIAPLPAPEGIEQAVIGDDLCDLVVPAGHPFTTRRVIRRSDLGGERWVCQPPGRVCHDWLIRTLRTAGFEPDIAHVAEENHTIVALVAAGLGVAVVPRLGTGALPPGAVAVPLEPGPVRRLYALWRTGAARRPAITEAVRSLQDHWADRQEA, translated from the coding sequence ATGCTCGATCTCGCCCGGCTCCGCGCCCTGCACGCCGTCTCCGTCCACGGCTCGGTCGCCGGTGCGGCGGCCGCCCTCGGCTATACCCCCTCGGCGGTCTCCCAGCAGATCTCCAAGCTGGAACGGGAGACCCGCACCACCTTGCTGGAGCGGCGTGGGCGCGGGGTCGCGCTCACCGAGGAGGCCCGCCATCTCGCCGACGCCGCGCAGGAGTTGCTGGCGATCGTGGAGCGCACCGAGACCACCTTGGAGGAGCGGCGCGGGCAGCCCGGCGGGCTGCTGACGGTGGCCGCGTTCGCCTCGGCGGCGCGCGGACTGCTGCCACAGGTGCTGGCCGATCTGGCCCGCCGCCATCCGGCCCTGGACGTCCGCCTCACCGAGGTGGACCCGCACCTGTCCGTGGAACTGGTGGCCCGGGGGGTCACCGACCTGGCGGTGGCCCACGACTGGGACATCGCCCCGCTGCCCGCGCCCGAGGGGATCGAGCAGGCGGTGATCGGGGACGACCTCTGCGACCTGGTGGTGCCGGCCGGGCATCCCTTCACCACGCGCCGGGTCATCCGGCGCTCCGACCTCGGCGGCGAGCGCTGGGTCTGCCAGCCTCCCGGCCGGGTCTGCCACGACTGGCTGATACGGACCCTGCGCACGGCCGGGTTCGAGCCGGACATCGCGCACGTCGCGGAGGAGAACCACACCATCGTCGCGCTGGTCGCGGCCGGGCTCGGGGTGGCCGTCGTCCCCCGGCTGGGCACCGGCGCGCTGCCGCCGGGGGCCGTGGCCGTACCGCTGGAGCCGGGCCCCGTACGCCGGTTGTACGCCTTGTGGCGGACCGGGGCGGCTCGACGCCCCGCGATCACCGAGGCCGTACGGAGCCTTCAGGACCACTGGGCGGACCGCCAAGAGGCCTAG
- a CDS encoding glycoside hydrolase family 3 protein, which yields MVAVTAAGAASAAVGPRPHHTPDDARPPSRRPGRARLRALLDRMSLDEKIGQLFVSRAYGHSATDPDPADAEQNLAAFGVRTAAEVVSRYHLGGVIYFAWAHNTRDPRQIAALSVGLQQTALTAGARIPLLLSTDQEHGAVARIGKPATLLPGAMALGAAGSTAHARRAAHIAGSELAAMGIRQDYAPVADVNVNPANPVIGVRSFGSDPRAVAELVAAQVRGYQGAGIAATAKHFPGHGDTETDSHVGLPVMRHTRAAWEETDEPPFRAAVEAGVDAIMTAHIVFPALDPSGDPATLSRPIVTGLLRERLGFEGVVVTDALDMAGVRQKYGNDRVPVLALLAGCDQLLNAPDLALAQRSVRAAVESGELTEARVEESVLRILELKARRGLFDEAYTTGRDVEAVVGAQEHLDAADAIAAATTTLLANPRGLVPFDATAGPRLLVTGTDPVSPTGTTGPPTAVLARELTALGCRATAVPPARAVAAAAGHAAVLVCTYNVPEGTSPQRTLVTDLIATGVPVVTLAVRNPYDPARLPTCAAELATYAWTDVEMRAAARVLTGALRPSGRLPVPVPGRYPLGHGLTR from the coding sequence ATGGTCGCCGTCACGGCCGCCGGGGCGGCTTCCGCCGCGGTGGGCCCCCGCCCCCACCACACCCCCGACGACGCGCGGCCCCCGAGCCGCCGCCCCGGCCGGGCGCGGCTGCGCGCCCTCCTGGACCGGATGAGCCTCGACGAGAAGATCGGGCAGCTCTTCGTCTCCCGGGCCTACGGGCATTCGGCCACCGATCCCGATCCGGCGGACGCCGAACAGAACCTGGCCGCCTTCGGCGTGCGCACCGCCGCCGAAGTGGTCTCCCGCTACCACCTCGGCGGGGTCATCTACTTCGCCTGGGCCCACAACACCCGCGACCCGCGGCAGATCGCCGCGCTCTCGGTCGGGCTCCAGCAGACCGCCCTGACCGCCGGTGCCCGGATCCCCCTTCTGCTCTCCACCGACCAGGAGCACGGCGCCGTCGCCCGGATCGGCAAGCCCGCGACCCTGCTCCCGGGGGCGATGGCGCTCGGCGCGGCCGGCTCCACCGCCCACGCCCGGCGGGCCGCGCACATCGCGGGCTCCGAGCTGGCCGCCATGGGCATCCGGCAGGACTACGCGCCGGTGGCCGACGTGAACGTCAATCCGGCCAATCCGGTGATCGGCGTACGGTCCTTCGGCTCCGACCCGCGGGCCGTGGCGGAGCTGGTCGCCGCCCAGGTCCGTGGCTACCAGGGGGCCGGCATCGCCGCCACCGCCAAGCATTTCCCGGGCCACGGGGACACCGAGACCGACAGCCATGTCGGGCTGCCGGTGATGCGGCACACCCGGGCCGCCTGGGAGGAGACGGACGAGCCGCCCTTCCGGGCCGCGGTGGAGGCGGGCGTGGACGCCATCATGACGGCGCACATCGTCTTCCCCGCGCTCGATCCCTCGGGGGACCCGGCGACCCTCTCCCGGCCGATCGTCACCGGTCTGCTGCGCGAACGCCTCGGCTTCGAGGGGGTGGTGGTCACCGACGCCCTGGACATGGCCGGGGTCCGCCAGAAGTACGGGAACGACCGCGTGCCCGTCCTGGCCCTGCTGGCGGGCTGCGACCAACTGCTGAACGCACCGGACCTGGCGCTCGCGCAGCGCAGCGTGCGGGCGGCCGTCGAGTCGGGCGAGCTGACGGAGGCACGCGTCGAGGAGTCGGTGCTGCGGATCCTGGAACTGAAGGCCCGCCGGGGCCTGTTCGACGAGGCCTACACCACGGGCCGGGACGTGGAGGCCGTCGTGGGCGCGCAGGAGCATCTCGACGCCGCCGACGCGATCGCGGCGGCCACGACGACCCTGCTGGCCAACCCCCGCGGGCTGGTCCCGTTCGATGCGACCGCCGGGCCACGCCTGCTGGTCACCGGGACGGACCCGGTCTCCCCCACGGGTACCACCGGCCCCCCTACGGCCGTACTGGCCCGGGAACTGACCGCCCTGGGCTGCCGGGCCACGGCGGTGCCGCCGGCCCGCGCCGTGGCCGCCGCGGCCGGTCACGCGGCCGTGCTGGTGTGCACGTACAACGTCCCGGAGGGGACGAGTCCGCAGCGCACGCTGGTGACGGACCTGATCGCGACCGGTGTCCCGGTCGTTACCCTGGCCGTCCGCAACCCGTACGACCCGGCCCGGCTGCCGACCTGCGCGGCGGAGCTGGCGACGTACGCGTGGACGGACGTGGAGATGCGGGCGGCGGCCCGGGTGCTCACCGGGGCGCTGCGGCCCTCCGGCCGCCTTCCCGTCCCGGTGCCGGGCCGCTACCCGCTGGGCCACGGGCTGACGCGCTGA
- a CDS encoding S28 family serine protease, translating into MRKTLGWLLSLVVLIGTMGAAGSTAQAATAAQPAAATDIKDQILGIPGMSLIEEKPYPGYRFFVLNYEQPVDHRQPWKGTFKQRLTLLHKDVSRPSVFYTSGYNVSTSPRRSEPTTIVDGNQVSLEYRFFTPSRPDPANWSNLDIWQAASDQHRLFTALKKIYKKNWLATGGSKGGMTATYYERFYPRDMDGVVAYVAPNDVVNDEDSAYDRFFAKVGTKECRDKLNAVQREALVRRAPLEAKYAVAAAENGWTFTTVGDLDKAYEAVVLDYVWAFWQYSLLADCASIPAAATASDQEIWDSIDGISGFSAYTDQGLETYTPYYYQAGTQLGSPDIKLPHLKGLSRYGYQPPRNFVPRDIPMAFQPGAMADVDRWVRDNAHQMLFVYGQNDPWGAEPFRLGYGVRDSYVMIAPGANHGANVAKLMDGEKALATAKILQWAGVAPAAALADAGKAAPLAAPDAELDRRDLEREPQLRP; encoded by the coding sequence ATGCGCAAGACGCTCGGATGGCTGCTGTCGCTCGTGGTGCTCATCGGCACCATGGGTGCGGCCGGCTCCACGGCGCAAGCGGCCACAGCCGCGCAGCCCGCGGCCGCCACGGACATCAAGGACCAGATCCTCGGCATTCCCGGGATGAGCCTGATCGAGGAGAAGCCGTACCCCGGCTACCGCTTCTTCGTGCTGAACTACGAGCAGCCGGTGGACCACCGGCAGCCGTGGAAGGGCACCTTCAAGCAGCGCCTGACCCTGTTGCACAAGGACGTCTCGCGGCCGTCGGTGTTCTACACCTCCGGCTACAACGTCAGCACCAGCCCGCGCCGCAGTGAGCCGACGACCATCGTCGACGGCAACCAGGTCTCTCTGGAGTATCGATTCTTCACGCCCTCCCGTCCCGACCCGGCCAACTGGTCGAACCTGGACATCTGGCAGGCCGCCAGTGACCAGCACCGCCTCTTCACCGCGCTGAAGAAGATCTACAAGAAGAACTGGCTGGCCACGGGCGGCAGCAAGGGCGGCATGACGGCGACGTACTACGAGCGCTTCTACCCGCGCGACATGGACGGTGTCGTCGCGTACGTCGCGCCCAACGACGTCGTCAACGACGAGGACTCGGCCTACGACCGGTTCTTCGCCAAGGTCGGGACCAAGGAGTGCCGCGACAAGCTGAACGCGGTCCAGCGCGAGGCGCTCGTGCGCCGTGCGCCGCTGGAGGCCAAGTACGCGGTCGCCGCCGCCGAGAACGGCTGGACCTTCACCACCGTCGGCGACCTCGACAAGGCCTACGAGGCCGTCGTCCTCGACTACGTGTGGGCCTTCTGGCAGTACAGCCTGCTCGCCGACTGTGCCTCGATCCCGGCCGCCGCCACCGCGAGCGACCAGGAGATCTGGGACTCGATCGACGGGATCTCCGGCTTCTCGGCCTACACCGACCAGGGACTGGAGACGTACACGCCGTACTACTACCAGGCCGGTACGCAGCTCGGTTCCCCGGACATCAAGCTCCCGCACCTGAAGGGCCTGAGCCGCTACGGCTACCAGCCGCCGCGCAACTTCGTGCCCCGCGACATCCCCATGGCCTTCCAGCCGGGGGCGATGGCGGACGTGGACCGGTGGGTGCGTGACAACGCCCACCAGATGCTCTTCGTCTACGGGCAGAACGATCCGTGGGGCGCCGAACCGTTCCGCCTCGGCTACGGGGTCCGCGACAGCTACGTGATGATCGCGCCCGGCGCCAACCACGGGGCGAACGTCGCCAAGCTGATGGACGGCGAGAAGGCCCTCGCCACCGCGAAGATCCTCCAGTGGGCCGGGGTGGCCCCGGCCGCCGCGCTCGCCGACGCCGGCAAGGCGGCGCCGCTGGCGGCGCCGGACGCGGAGCTCGACCGGCGTGACCTGGAGCGCGAGCCGCAGCTGCGGCCGTAA
- a CDS encoding EF-hand domain-containing protein codes for MTNDLLDRKLARAFTHLDADRSGVIDADDIIALGSRLLTALAEPAGSPKAELVMGGLADFWQDLFTELDIDRDGKVTPEEYKQGMTRLYAQGGPAYDRSFRPMMRAILTIVDTDGDGFISPQEFHRAQEAFDTRLSPTDTEALFRRIDANGDGCLTVDELLDAVREYYTGTDEDAPGNLLFGEF; via the coding sequence ATGACCAACGACCTGCTCGACCGCAAGCTGGCGCGCGCCTTCACGCACCTGGACGCCGACCGGAGCGGCGTGATCGACGCCGACGACATCATCGCGCTCGGCTCCCGACTGCTGACGGCCCTCGCGGAGCCGGCCGGCTCACCCAAGGCGGAGCTGGTGATGGGTGGTCTGGCCGACTTCTGGCAGGACCTGTTCACCGAGCTGGACATCGACCGGGACGGCAAGGTCACGCCGGAGGAGTACAAGCAGGGCATGACCCGCCTGTACGCGCAGGGCGGGCCCGCCTACGACCGCTCGTTCCGGCCGATGATGCGGGCGATCCTGACGATCGTCGACACCGACGGCGACGGATTCATCAGCCCGCAGGAGTTCCACCGGGCGCAGGAGGCCTTCGACACGCGGCTCAGCCCCACCGACACGGAGGCGCTGTTCCGTCGCATCGACGCGAACGGGGACGGCTGCCTCACCGTCGACGAACTGCTCGACGCGGTACGCGAGTACTACACCGGCACCGACGAGGACGCCCCGGGGAACCTGCTGTTCGGCGAGTTCTGA